The Gemmatimonas aurantiaca T-27 DNA segment TATGCGTTCACGCGTGAGCACGAAGTGGAAGCGGTGCATGCGGATTTTGTGCCACTGCGCCGCGAAATCACCATGCCGGAGTCTGGCGAAGACGTGAAGTCGGTGACGATGCACGACGGCAGCGTGGTGCGCCTGCGGTCCACATCTGCCGACTACGATCCGACGAACCGTGATTCGGCGTACGCGCATGTGCGCGCCTGCCAGGCACGCCGAGAGATCGCCACGGGCTTGCTCTTTGTGGATGAGCGCGGCCGGGACATGCATGACTTCATGAAGACACCCGAAACTCCGCTCGTCGATCTGCCCTACGAGGCGCTGTGCCCGGGCAAGGGTGCCCTGGACAAGCTCATGGAGCGCTACCGCTAGAGGACTCCTCAAGGCGATGTCACGTGATGCCATCCGCGAGCAGGCGGTCATTGCCGACCTGCTCGCGCAGTCACCCACCGGCGCCGAACACCTGCTGCCTGTATTGCAGCAGGTGCAGGCCACGGTGGGTTTTGTTTCCCAGGACGCCATGCGACAGATCGCGCAGGCGTTCAACATTTCACGCGCCGATGTCTATGGCGTGGTGACGTTCTACACGGACCTGCGTGAGGCACCGGTCGGCCAATACGTCATGCAGTTGTGCATGGCTGAAGCCTGTCAGTCCGTGGGGTGCCGAGAGCTGGCCGCACACGCCACGCATGTGCTCGGGGTACCGCTCGGGCAGACCACGGCAGATCATCGCATACACCTTGAGGCCGCATACTGCTTCGGCAACTGTGCGTTGGGCCCCACCATGCGCATCGATGACCGCATCGTGGGCGGCGTGACACCGGCGCGATTCGATGAGCTGCTGGCGGAGTTGCCGGTGGCCGCCAGCAGCGAACGAGGCGCCGCCTGATGCGCATTCATGTGCCCAATGATACGGCGGCCCGTTCCGTGGGCGCGGACGAAGTCGCGCGTGCGTTGGCCAGCGTACCGGTGGTGCGCGACGGGCACGCTCACGTGGTGCGCAATGGGTCGCGCGGAGCGTACTGGCTGGAGCCACTGCTGGAGCTGGAGACTCCAGAAGGGCGCGTCGGTTTCGCCAATGTATCGGCCGCCGAGGTGCCCGCGCTTTTTGCAGACGGTCTTCCCGATCGCCGTCACCCGAAGTGCATCGGACTGGTGGAAGCGCTGCCGTGGCTCGCCGAACAGGTGCGCCTCACGTTTGCGCGGATCGGGCGCATCGACCCGTTGTCACTCGACGATTACCGCACGGCGGGCGGCTTGCTCGGCCTGGAACGCGCCATCGGCATGGATTCCGCAGGCATTGTCCGCGAAATCACGGCGTCCGGCCTCAGAGGCCGGGGTGGCGCGGCATTTCCAGCCGGCATCAAATGGGAAACCGTGCGAAACGCGCGTGCCCCTCAGAAGTACGTCGTGTGCAACGCCGACGAGGGGGATTCAGGTACGTTTGCTGACCGACTGCTGATGGAAGCCGATCCGTTCCAGCTCATCGAAGGCATGACCATCGCCGCGTTGGCGGTGGGGGCAACACAGGGCTACGTCTATCTGCGCTCGGAGTATCCGTACGCGGCGCAGATTTTCGGAGAAGCCCTCGCCCGCGCCCGCAGTGCGGGCATGTTGGGCGCATCGGTGTGTGGCAGTTCGCACGCCTTCGATATCACCCTGCGCATCGGTGGTGGGGCGTACATCTGCGGCGAAGAAACGGCCTTGCTCGAAAGCCTGGAAGGCAAACGCGGTGTGGTACGCGCCAAACCGCCGCTGCCCGCCTTGCAGGGGCTGTTCGGCCAGCCCACCGTCATCAACAATGTGTTGACCTTCGCTGCGGCCACGGACGTGCTGGCTAGGGGTGCACAGCACTACGCATCGCACGGCCTTGATCGATCCACTGGCACCATGCCCTTTCAGTTGGGTGGCAACATCCAACGTGGCGGACTGGTGGAACTCCCCTTTGGCATCACGTTGCGTGACCTGGTCGAACGCTTCGGCGGTGGCAGCTATTCAGGACGTGCGCTACGAGCCATTCAGGTCGGCGGCCCGCTCGGGGCGTACCTGCCGGCATCGCAGTGGGACACTCCACTCACCTACGAGCACTTCGCGGCCATCGGGGCAATGCTGGGGCATGGTGGCATCGTGGCCTTCGACGACACGGTGGACATGGCCGCGCAGGCGGAGTTCGCGATGGCCTTCTGCGCCCATGAGTCGTGCGGCAAGTGTACCCCCTGCCGTATTGGCTCCACCCGTGGTGTGGAAGTGATTCAACGCCTGCGACGTCGTGAGCAGGTGCGGGATCAGTGGAACCTGCTCGAAGAGCTGTGTGAAACGATGGAGCTGGGTTCGTTGTGTGCGTTGGGTGGCCTCACGCCGATGCCTGTTCGCAGCGTGATGAAGCACTTCACCGCCGATTTGCTGGCCCCGGCCGGCGGTGCATCTTCCACATCGCAGGTGGCACCATGATCAAACCCGCCCTCGATTTGTCCGCTGCTGCGGCGACGCCTCTGATCGACATCACCATCGACGGCATGACCACGTCCGTGCCCGCCGGCACTACAGTGATGCAGGCGGCCAAGACCGTGGGCGTGGACATTGCGCGGCTGTGCGCCAACGACACCCTGAAGCCCTTTGGCTCCTGTCGCTTGTGCGTGGTGGATATCGCGGGGCGAAAGGGGTTGCCCGCGTCCTGCACCACGCCCGTGGACCATGGCATGGTGGTGCGCACCCAAACGCCGCAGCTCGCCCGTGTGCGACGCAACGTGATGGAGTTGTACATCTCCGATCACCCGCTCGACTGCCTCACCTGCGCCGCCAATGGCGACTGCGAATTGCAGGACATGGCCGGCGCCGTGGGGCTGCGGGAAGTGCGCTACGGATACGGTGGGGAAAATCACCTCGAGGCCGAGAAAGACGAGTCGAATCCGTACTTCACGTTCGACCCGTCCAAGTGCATCGTCTGCTCGCGTTGTGTGCGGGCCTGCGATGAAATCCAGGGCACCTTTGCGCTGAGCATCACCGATCGTGGATTTGCGTCCAAGGTGAGCGCTGGCATGGGTGAAGCGTTCCTGAACTCCGAGTGTGTCTCGTGTGGTGCCTGCGTGCAGGCCTGCCCCACCGCCACGCTCACCGAAAAGAGCATCATCGACGCCGGCCAGCCGGACCGCGTGGTGAAAACCACCTGCGCCTACTGCGGCGTGGGCTGTTCTTTCGACGCAGAGCTCAAGGGCAACGATGTCGTGCGCATGACGCCCTCGGCCGAGGGCGGTGCCAACGAAGGCCACTCCTGCGTGAAGGGCCGGTTTGCATGGGGCTATGCCACCCACAGCGATCGAGTGCTGCACCCGATGGTGCGTGAGCATATCGATGACCCCTGGCGCCAAGTCAGTTGGGAGGAGGCCATCCAGTTTGCGGCGGCACGCTTTCGTGCCATTCAGGACGAACATGGCCGCGAAGCCATCGGCGGTGTTTCGTCGTCACGCTGCACCAACGAAGAAGTGTACGTGGTGCAGAAGATGGTCCGCGCGGCCTTCCGCAACAACAACATCGACACCTGCGCCCGGGTGTGCCATTCGCCCACCGGCTACGGGCTCAAGCAGACCTTCGGCACGTCAGCCGGCACCCAAGACTTCAAATCGGTGGCCCATGCCGATGTGATTCTGGTGATTGGCGCCAACCCCACCGACGCGCATCCGGTGTTTGCCGCCCGCATGAAACGTCGACTGCGGCAGGGCGCCAAACTCGTGGTGATCGATCCCCGACGCATCGACCTGGTACGGTCGCCGCACATTCAGGCAGCGCATCACCTGCAATTGCGCCCCGGCACCAACGTGGCGGTCATCAATGCGCTTGCCCATGTGATCGTGACCGAAGGCCTGGTGAATGACACGTTTGTCGGCGAACGCTGTGACGCGGTGTCATTCACACAGTGGCGCGACTTCATCGCGCAGCCGGAGCATTCTCCCGAAGCCACCGAGGCGCACTCCGGGGTGCCTGCGGCCGAGGTCCGTGCAGCGGCACGCCTGTACGCTGGCGCCGGCAACGCGGCCATCTACTACGGTCTGGGTGTCACCGAACACAGTCAGGGCAGCACCATGGTGCTTGGCATCGCCAATCTCGCCATGGCGGCCGGTCAGATCGGTCGTGACGGTACTGGCGTGAACCCCCTTCGTGGCCAGAACAATGTGCAGGGATCCTGCGACATGGGGTCCTTTCCGCACGAACTGCCCGGCTATCGGCACATCTCCGACAATGCGGTGCGTGGCCGCTTCGAAGAAGCGTGGCACACCACGCTCGATCACGAACCGGGGATGCGCATCCCCAACATGCTCTCGGCGGCGGTGGCGGGCGCCTTTCGCGGGATGTTCGTGCAGGGCGAAGACATTGCGCAGTCCGACCCCAACACCATCCACGTGACCGATGCGTTGCGTGCCATGGACTGCGTGGTGGTACAGGATCTGTTTCTCAACGAAACAGCCAAGTATGCCCACGTTTTCCTGCCTGGTACGGCCTTCCTCGAAAAGGATGGCACCTTCACCAATGCCGAGCGACGCATCAATCGGGTGCGTCCCGTGTCGCCGTCGCGCACCGGCATGTCGGAATGGGAGGTGGTCTGTCGGCTGTCCACGGCGATGGGATATCCCATGGGCTATGACAACGCGTCGCAGATCATGGACGAGATCGCGGCACTGACACCCACGTTTGCCGGCGTCTCCTTCTCCCACCTCGACCAGGTGGGCAGTGTGCAGTGGCCCTGCACCACGGACACCCCCCTCGGCACACGCGTCATGCACGAACAGGCGTTTGTGCGCGGCAAGGGGCGGTTCCTCGTCACGCAATACGTACCCACCGACGAGCGCTCCACACGCAAGTTCCCGCTGCTGCTCACCACCGGCCGCGTGTTGACGCAGTACAACGTGGGCACGGCCACGCGGCGCACCCCCAACACCATGTGGCACGACGAGGATGTGTTGGAGATGCATCCGCACGACGCCGAGGTGCGTGGCGTGAGCTCCGGGGATGGGGTGCTGCTCTCCAGCCGCAAAGGCGCCATCACATTACACGCCCGGGTTACCGACCGAGTCCCCGAGGGAATCGTCTACACCACGTTCCATCACCCCGAGGCCGCCGCCAACGTGGTCACCACCGAGTTCTCCGATTGGGCGACCAACTGCCCGGAGTACAAGGTGACTGCCGTGGAGGTGCGCCCGGTTGACTGACAGCGAAGCCGCCACGGCGGGAGTGATGTCTCGCGCCATTGTGCGCAGCGGCCCATCAGGCAGCATGGTTGCCGGTGCGTGGGCGATTGCCGTGGAAGCTCCGGTTGCCATCACGATCAACGACACGCCCTGGACCGTCATGCTGGCCACACCGGCGGACCTCGAGGATCTGGCCATCGGGCTGGCGATCACCGAGCGCGTGGTGTCGCATGCTACAGCCATCGCGGATGTCCGGATCTCGGAAGCACTGGGTGAATACACCGTGCAGTTGTCTGCCGATTCCGCTCTGGTCGACACGAACGCACTCCGCGCTCGCTCGCTGCTCGGCAACACGGCCTGTGGACTGTGCGGCATCGAGACGCTGGCGGCGCTGCATAGTCGGCACACGGAGCGACACATCACGGAGCCCGTCGATGACGAGGCCATACGTCGGGCCGCTGGGACGCTCGCCGCGCATCAGCCGCTCAATGCCACCACACGCTCTGTGCACGCGGCGGCCTGGTGCACCATGCAAGGTGACATCGTGCTGGCGCGTGAGGACGTGGGCCG contains these protein-coding regions:
- a CDS encoding NAD(P)H-dependent oxidoreductase subunit E, with the translated sequence MSRDAIREQAVIADLLAQSPTGAEHLLPVLQQVQATVGFVSQDAMRQIAQAFNISRADVYGVVTFYTDLREAPVGQYVMQLCMAEACQSVGCRELAAHATHVLGVPLGQTTADHRIHLEAAYCFGNCALGPTMRIDDRIVGGVTPARFDELLAELPVAASSERGAA
- a CDS encoding formate dehydrogenase beta subunit, which encodes MRIHVPNDTAARSVGADEVARALASVPVVRDGHAHVVRNGSRGAYWLEPLLELETPEGRVGFANVSAAEVPALFADGLPDRRHPKCIGLVEALPWLAEQVRLTFARIGRIDPLSLDDYRTAGGLLGLERAIGMDSAGIVREITASGLRGRGGAAFPAGIKWETVRNARAPQKYVVCNADEGDSGTFADRLLMEADPFQLIEGMTIAALAVGATQGYVYLRSEYPYAAQIFGEALARARSAGMLGASVCGSSHAFDITLRIGGGAYICGEETALLESLEGKRGVVRAKPPLPALQGLFGQPTVINNVLTFAAATDVLARGAQHYASHGLDRSTGTMPFQLGGNIQRGGLVELPFGITLRDLVERFGGGSYSGRALRAIQVGGPLGAYLPASQWDTPLTYEHFAAIGAMLGHGGIVAFDDTVDMAAQAEFAMAFCAHESCGKCTPCRIGSTRGVEVIQRLRRREQVRDQWNLLEELCETMELGSLCALGGLTPMPVRSVMKHFTADLLAPAGGASSTSQVAP
- the fdhF gene encoding formate dehydrogenase subunit alpha, whose translation is MIKPALDLSAAAATPLIDITIDGMTTSVPAGTTVMQAAKTVGVDIARLCANDTLKPFGSCRLCVVDIAGRKGLPASCTTPVDHGMVVRTQTPQLARVRRNVMELYISDHPLDCLTCAANGDCELQDMAGAVGLREVRYGYGGENHLEAEKDESNPYFTFDPSKCIVCSRCVRACDEIQGTFALSITDRGFASKVSAGMGEAFLNSECVSCGACVQACPTATLTEKSIIDAGQPDRVVKTTCAYCGVGCSFDAELKGNDVVRMTPSAEGGANEGHSCVKGRFAWGYATHSDRVLHPMVREHIDDPWRQVSWEEAIQFAAARFRAIQDEHGREAIGGVSSSRCTNEEVYVVQKMVRAAFRNNNIDTCARVCHSPTGYGLKQTFGTSAGTQDFKSVAHADVILVIGANPTDAHPVFAARMKRRLRQGAKLVVIDPRRIDLVRSPHIQAAHHLQLRPGTNVAVINALAHVIVTEGLVNDTFVGERCDAVSFTQWRDFIAQPEHSPEATEAHSGVPAAEVRAAARLYAGAGNAAIYYGLGVTEHSQGSTMVLGIANLAMAAGQIGRDGTGVNPLRGQNNVQGSCDMGSFPHELPGYRHISDNAVRGRFEEAWHTTLDHEPGMRIPNMLSAAVAGAFRGMFVQGEDIAQSDPNTIHVTDALRAMDCVVVQDLFLNETAKYAHVFLPGTAFLEKDGTFTNAERRINRVRPVSPSRTGMSEWEVVCRLSTAMGYPMGYDNASQIMDEIAALTPTFAGVSFSHLDQVGSVQWPCTTDTPLGTRVMHEQAFVRGKGRFLVTQYVPTDERSTRKFPLLLTTGRVLTQYNVGTATRRTPNTMWHDEDVLEMHPHDAEVRGVSSGDGVLLSSRKGAITLHARVTDRVPEGIVYTTFHHPEAAANVVTTEFSDWATNCPEYKVTAVEVRPVD
- the fdhD gene encoding formate dehydrogenase accessory sulfurtransferase FdhD, translating into MSRAIVRSGPSGSMVAGAWAIAVEAPVAITINDTPWTVMLATPADLEDLAIGLAITERVVSHATAIADVRISEALGEYTVQLSADSALVDTNALRARSLLGNTACGLCGIETLAALHSRHTERHITEPVDDEAIRRAAGTLAAHQPLNATTRSVHAAAWCTMQGDIVLAREDVGRHNALDKLVGAVRRSGTPVTPGFVLMSSRCSYELVYKAIALDAQLLATVSAPTTMALQWAEQLGLPLVSTMGRGDVLEIIRFPESGERGNMSHAQEPVMHHV